One window from the genome of Sardina pilchardus chromosome 12, fSarPil1.1, whole genome shotgun sequence encodes:
- the LOC134098247 gene encoding cytochrome P450 2K3-like produces MVLLEAKGLLLVSSAFPLLAAVLLLLLVYLCSTGVSKPRNGTQPPGPKPLPLLGNLLQLDLKKLHESLCELSKKYGSVFTIHFGPKKVVVLAGYKTVKQALVNHAEEFGDRDIYPMFHDINKGQGIIFSNGENWKTMRRFALTNLRNFGMGKRRTEEQILDETRHLIEVFEKLEGTAFDTTQPVNCAVSNIISAIVYGSRFEYDDPRFKDMVKRASDNFVDLGLF; encoded by the exons ATGGTTTTACTTGAGGCCAAAGGGCTTCTCCTGGTCTCTAGCGCATTCCCTCTgctggctgctgtgctgttgttgctgttggtcTATCTTTGCTCCACTGGTGTGAGCAAGCCAAGGAATGGAACGCAACCTCCAGGACCCAAGCCACTGCCTCTTCTGGGTAACCTGCTGCAGCTGGATCTGAAGAAGCTCCATGAGTCGTTATGTGAG CTCTCCAAGAAGTATGGGTCTGTCTTTACAATTCACTTTGGGCCTAAGAAAGTGGTTGTCCTAGCTGGATACAAGACTGTTAAACAGGCCCTTGTGAACCATGCAGAAGAGTTTGGGGACAGAGATATCTATCCTATGTTTCATGATATCAACAAAGGACAAG GAATTATATTTTCCAATGGAGAGAACTGGAAAACAATGAGACGTTTTGCCCTCACAAACTTGCGAAACTTTGGGATGGGCAAGAGAAGGACTGAGGAACAAATTCTAGATGAGACACGACACCTGATAGAAGTATTTGAAAAATTAGAGG GTACAGCATTTGATACGACTCAGCCAGTGAACTGTGCCGTATCTAACATCATCAGTGCCATTGTATATGGCAGCAGGTTTGAGTATGACGACCCCAGGTTTAAGGACATGGTCAAAAGAGCCAGCGACAACTTTGTTGAtctggggttattttaa